The region CTTAAAATGGGCAAAGAGTAAGATCAATCTGACTTTTCTTGGGGGAACGGTAAACAAAAAGGGTGTGGTCAACTATCCCTTTATTTATTCAAGTGTGATCATCGCGCTGGTGGTCCTGGTTCTGGTTTTTGTAGTGCTAAGGTATACGAAATTCGGAAGGACGATTTATGCAGTGGGAGGAAATGAACAGTCCGCGCTGATGATGGGTCTGAATGTAAAGCGCACCAAGCTTTTGGTGTATGTTATCAATGGTTTTTTATGCGCCTTGGGTGGTTTTTTGTTCTGTCTCAATACTTGTGCTGGCTTTGTAGAGCAGGCAAAGGGCTTTGAAATGGAAGCCATTGCTTCGGCAGTGATCGGGGGAACCTTATTAACCGGAGGGGTGGGAAATGTTTTCGGAAGCCTGTTCGGTGTCTTGATTAAGGGAACCATAGAGACGTTCATCACCTTCCAGGGAACCCTTTCTTCCTGGTGGACGAAAATCACCATTGCCGCACTGCTGGCATTCTTTATCATTCTTCAGAGCCTGTTTGCCAAGGCAAAGGAAAAGTAGCAGGCGATAAAGTGAAAATTTTAGGGGCTGAGCTGGTGCCCAGCTCCTTTTGAATGCTTTTTGTAATCTTTTATGAATAAAGGTTGCAAACAATCTGAGACTATCTCCGTTGATAATGTCCTGTCTATGGTAACAGAACCGAAAAACCAGATAAAATGGAAGGATTTTGTTGACATAGGCCTTCATTCCATATAAAGTTATGATACGGAAATAATTAGGCTGAATCAACAGAAAATTACATCACGGAGGTATAACAGAAAAGTACGCTTTTGCTGGAAGAATTTATGAAAAAACTTATTGGTAATAAAGCATTTTACAGGATGGTGCTGACAATCGCCATTCCCATT is a window of [Clostridium] saccharolyticum WM1 DNA encoding:
- a CDS encoding ABC transporter permease subunit, with protein sequence MKNKGKIDGKIFLLLITIVLFMGMYIAGIVIFKSKGFAKPQVFLNLFISNAGLIVIAAGMTMVMITGGIDISVGSVVALTCMMLAWMMEIKGTGAVPALLTVLVMGTLFGLAQGFLIAYLKIQPFIVTLAGMFFARGMTAMISQEMISVKNELFLKWAKSKINLTFLGGTVNKKGVVNYPFIYSSVIIALVVLVLVFVVLRYTKFGRTIYAVGGNEQSALMMGLNVKRTKLLVYVINGFLCALGGFLFCLNTCAGFVEQAKGFEMEAIASAVIGGTLLTGGVGNVFGSLFGVLIKGTIETFITFQGTLSSWWTKITIAALLAFFIILQSLFAKAKEK